The DNA region gtaaacaactagtagttgtttaaataaataaaggttgCTTATAATAAACAACACGAAGTTGTTTAAGCAACTCATTATCGCTTATACATGAACTCAATTGGAAATTAATTGATTGATCACAAATGAAAATTAACTAATATAAAAATCTCGTTTCTTGTAAAAACTAGTCATTTGATGAGTGATTAAATCCAACTTATTAATTTTATCACaattgatcgcaaaattgattgactcaATTAAAATATCAAAAACTTTTAACAAAACCCAAAAAGTTGcttacaataaacaacaaaaggTTGTTTCGACAACTCCTAGTTGCTTACAACAGAACCCCAATTCTtgtgaaaacttagcaaacaatcgATTGTTGCTTAAGCAAATAGTAGTTATTTATGTTAAACAACACGAAGTTGTTTATGAAACTGTTGGTTGTTTACATTAGAACTTATCGAACGGGTCATTGGATGTTCAATTGTTATCAAGTGAATACGTTgatgttcaaatattcatataatcaaataacattgattccattatcactagattagtaagttattgttaaactattggtagagtcaatcaattttgcgatcaattgtgatattattaataagttgggtttaatcactcattggacgactcgtttgatatttaattgttatcaagtgaatacgttgacgttcaaatattcatataatcaaacaacattgattccattatcactagatcaataagttattgttaaactattagtagagtcaatcaattttgcggtcaattgtgatattattaataagttgggtttaaccactcattggacgactcgtttgacatttaattgttatcaagtgaatacgttgatgttcaaatattcatataatcaaacaacattcatTCCATTATCACTAGATCAGCAAATTTTTGTTAAACTATTAGTAGAGTCAAACAATTTTGCGATCAattatgatattattaataagttggTTTTAATAACTCATTGAACGACTCGTTtgatatttaattgttatcaagtcaataagttgatgttctaatattcatataatcaaacaacattgattccattatcactgGATCAGTAAATTTTTGTTTAAACTATTAGTATAGTCAATTAATTGATGATAAAATTAATAAGTTGGATTTAATCACTCATCAATTGACTAGTTTTTATAAGAAACAAGGTTTTTATATTAGTTAATTTTCATTTGTGATGAATCAATTAATTTCCAATTGAGTTCATGTATAAGCAATAATGAGTTGCTTAAACAACTTCGTGTTGTTTATTATAAgcaacttttatttatttaaataactactagttgtttacctagttttaatgagatacaaggttattgtataagcaacaaggagttgtttaagcaaccaatagttgcttgcgtattttttaagagaaaaacgtacaggtttttttttttttttttttggtaaaaagtgcttttatttttgggtttttgtgtaaattaaaaaaacttaggggtttttgtgtaaattaaaaaaacttaggGGGATAGAGTCCCTTTTACCTAATTTTTAAAACTTGAGTCCTAAATTCTTAAATAAGTAACTCAAAAGTCTCTTTTAATAAAAATGCCCCTAGTCACTTCACAACAATACATTTTTATCACGGAAAAGACAAAAGAAGAAGTAGGTGCAAATTTTGCTCAAACCAGGGATCACAAGTTCACAACCACCGGTCAAATTTAAGTTGCTGCGACACATATACATGTGCATTGCTTACATTTAGCTTCTTCCACCAAAAATGGAAAAAAGCAAAAGCTATACTAGCTCGATAGCGTAAAGGTTAATTGAGTACTGCAGGTTCACATGACGTCTTGTAAAGCACTACATTTTAAGCTAACAATTACAATTCAAGAGCACATGAATGATAGCTCATACAAAGCTCTTCTACTGCCTGGAAAAGAAGTCCTTCACAAGAAGTAAAATATGTCATTTGCTTAACAGTTGAATCTTTATATCTCTATACATCAGCAAATACGCATTTTATAATGCTTTGCCAATCGCGTGGCAGTTCCACTGTTGCAGACATGTTGGACGAGTTCATACTTATTGTAGATTGCGTTCAAGGACTCTGACTGCTCTTTCGCTAGTTTTTCTTCCTCCTCCAATTGGCGCTGCATGAAGAGAAGGAACTATTATAAGTACTTGTATTATAGCCACAAAACCAACTCTATGAGCAATTGAAAGCCGAAAAAAGTGGACACTTACCTTGAGCAAAAAATTGGCCTCTTTTGCATGGTACCTGACTATACGCTTCATCTTCATAGCCACTTCAAAATCAGGATCACTGGATCCCAACCAGCGGCACATTATCCTCCTACCAGGTTTCCTTGGGTGGTCATCAAACATCTCAACTACAGCAGAACGTGCCCTAACAGGCCTAGGCATGCCCGAGATCATGAAAGGGGAATTGCATATCTCAGAGATGATTGTTTTTGCCTCATCTGCATTCTGCATCTCAACTAAAGCAGCTCGTCCCATGCTTTTCAGTTCAAGGTAGGTTCGTATAATCTTGATCTGAATGACATTACCGAATTGATCAAGTGCAGCTTTAACAACAGACTCCTTAGCCAAAGGCGAAAGGTTGTCTATATACACGGTACGTTTCACTTTATCTTCAAAGGCAGCATACTCTTCAAATAAAGCTTCCATGAGAGGTAGAAAGTAAAATTTCTCCAAAATACAAGCAATTCAGCAGCACCTTcagaaaaaaacaaataaaataaagtTCAAACACAATTTTCAGGGAGAAAATCATCCAATTGCAAGTTGGTTAGGGCTTAACTTGGTTATCATGCTTCAGACTACCACATCAGTCTCATCTCTCTAACAACAATATTACCAATGAAATATCACATTGACAAACAATTCGCATGAGAATCACACCATAATGAACAAAGGAATGTCAAATCTTTATTACTCAATAGACAGAGAAAAACAGTTCCAACATAAAAGCTTGACTCGTTACGATGTTAATCAGAACTCTGCAAGCATAATTTTGTGGCACCGCCTTTCCATGAATTTCTAATAGTAATCTTACTAATAATCTATATTTTCCGGATAAAACCAACTCTTCATAGGCCAAGTGTTTTCAGCTAATGCCATTACAGCCTTAAGAAACAGAAGAAGAATCAAATTATGTACATGACACTGACCACTCAAAATGGTAAAATTAACATTTTGATCTTTCTTCCGTAGAAACAAGCTGCTCAATACttgaatatataaatatatatctagAATTCTAGATCATAAGACTAAATTTCTTTACAGATTTGGTAAGCATCAGGAAATCTTCAAAATGAGCAATAAAAAGGGCAAAATTGGTATCTAATTCAAACAGATAGTCAAGAACCCACATTGAGAGAAAAGTCTCCAAAAAAGCATATGGTAAAACTAATTGTAAGCACAGAAGAAGAATCAAAATGATAAAATTAGCATTAACATGTTGGTCTTTCTTGCATTAAAATTATAAGCT from Lycium barbarum isolate Lr01 chromosome 10, ASM1917538v2, whole genome shotgun sequence includes:
- the LOC132614950 gene encoding ASI1-immunoprecipitated protein 1-like isoform X2 translates to MEALFEEYAAFEDKVKRTVYIDNLSPLAKESVVKAALDQFGNVIQIKIIRTYLELKSMGRAALVEMQNADEAKTIISEICNSPFMISGMPRPVRARSAVVEMFDDHPRKPGRRIMCRWLGSSDPDFEVAMKMKRIVRYHAKEANFLLKRQLEEEEKLAKEQSESLNAIYNKYELVQHVCNSGTATRLAKHYKMRIC